A region of the Nothobranchius furzeri strain GRZ-AD chromosome 13, NfurGRZ-RIMD1, whole genome shotgun sequence genome:
GCATCACCAGCAAATGCAACCTCTGTAATAGTCTCCCGTCGTCTCTTTAGGGTCCAGCTAAGTGGTGGTCGTGTAAATGAACCAGCTGTGTTTTCCCCCTCAGCCTCATTAGAATGCATTACTGAAGCCTCACTGTTCATTATGTCCTCCCTGTTGTATTTGTCCTTGTCTTCAACTGCAGGCTTGAGGAGAAACTTGAGGCCAAAGTAATCAGAGGAGGGAAGCTCATTTAGAAGAGAAAGGATGTTTGTGCTTTTAAATCTTAATATTAAGGTTTCGTTCTGCCACTGACCTGTTGTGTACATGTTTGTCTCTTCTTTCAGTTACACCTCCTATACTGTTGGTGGGAGGAGTCTGTGCTGTGATTGTTTATCATTCATGTCTCTGTGAAATCTGCTTTATTGATGTTTTATTTAGAAGCCTGTCACCTCTCTAAGGGTCTTTCTAATCAGTAGAAACATCTGGGTAAGACCTCTGGTTTGAATTTACTTTGAGAGATCCCATTACCCTCGAAGCTcatgaatttgtttttttttaaatcttagtACTAAATAACTAAAAATCCAGGGTTTGAAAAACTAAAATTTGTCCACACtgttgaaagtgtgtgtgtgtgtgtgtgtgtgtgtgtgtgtgtgtgtgtgtgtgtgtgtgtgtgtgtgtgtgtgtgtgtgtgtgtgtgtgtgtgtgtgtgtgtgtgtgtgtgtgtgtgtgtgtgtgtgtgtgtgtgtgtgtgtcattattAGTCGGTGCTCTTTTGAAACCTTGCATCAAGCTTCTTGTTTTGTcaattttatgtatttttgtatgTGATGGAAGACATTTCCAATGTTTAAGCTTAGACTGTGCCGGTAACCGTGATAGTATCTGAGGTTGGTGTTTACTAAAGCATGACTCAATCACTGGTGCACAGGATTTCACTGCGATAACTTAAATGTTGGATTAAActtgtatttatttttacattcacGTGCTGATTAACTGATCCCATCCCAGTCACTGGTGAGGAATATTTTCAAGATGCCTTGTACTTGTGcctgtttgaaataaagtgatcACGTTTTTGATGCCTGTGTACATTGTTTCATTATTGAAGTTgttctaatagattttcaacagaaGCAGGCCAGTTCTCACAAGGAAAGATAAGTGATCCACCTTTTGACTTCAAGGAAGTTTATGTAAAATTGACTCAGATTTTCTTTCTTGAGAATTATCTCTGATGCCAGTTTTCCAGCCCTGTTCCTGCACTGCCCTCTTGTGGCCATATTTTGTATTGTAACGTTAGAGACTCTCAAGCACCAGACGTTTTATTCTGAACAATAATTTATCAACGCAGATTTCATTAAGACACGGCAACTGTGTAAAAGCCCCCATGACCACAGGGCAGCAGTCCGGTATGGATCACACTACCACATTAAGTAAATAAAACGAtttgatgctaaagattttgagcCTAAAATTTCAGTTGCCGAAGTAAAAGTATTTGCTCCGCCTGTGCgcattttcacacacacatatagggtGGATTTCCAGGTTAAAATACATAATTTTTACATTATCCACGCTTACATTTGTGATGTCTTATATGTGTTATTTAAACATTTGAATGGGCTTTTTTTAATGCAGTGTTTTATTTGCACGTTCATGCGCGATTATTTTCACATTTACGTGAAATTTGAATAAACTatgctttttatttttacattttaatgtgttttttaatAGATTGTTATATTTGAACTGAGTCGAAACTGTTTAAATCTATAAAATCTACTATTCCTTACGGTCCATGAAGTGATCGTGACGTAGATTAACCTGCGACAAATTGAACATCCTCAATATTTTCCCAATAAAATTGTATACATTTTAAGACTAAGTATTGCAGTGTTGGTATTTTGGTAAAATAAGGATATTTTAAACGCTGTGTGACGTGCGGGTCGTAACCTTCCTCGCGAGGCAGCTCCGAAATGTAGCATGTTTTTTCAGCCTCAGGTTCTTCCGGGATACTCGTATACTTCAGTTGCTCTCTAAGTATCTGTGGCTTTTAGCTTTTTAGTGCACATGGTTCTCGTGCTGAAACAAATCACGTCCGCCATTAAAGTTTGGCCCTTGAATATCTGAACAGTTAGCTTGACGCTAACACATTTCGTGCGCAGAATGAACACAGCTAGCAGTGGCATCGTGGACATGTTTGAaaaggggaaagtgctgaagatttGTGCCCCTATGGTTCGGTATTCAAAGTAAGTGAAATGTAATTTTACCCGTGTCTCTTTTATTGTTCTATGTGGCTGACCTGTTTTTATTTCCATAGGTTGGCGTTCAGGACGTTAGTGCGTAAGTACAGCTGTGATGTCTGCTTCACCCCAATGATAGTAGCATCCGACTTCATGAGATCTGTCAAAGCCAGAGATAGCGAGTTTACTACCAATGAACGTGAGTAGCCTCTGAAGCATAGATGATCGTGCTGGATGCCATTGTACTCTAAATGTATTTTTCCTTAGGTGATCGCCCCCTGATAGTGCAGTTTGCTGCCCATGATGCCCAGACCCTGGTTGATGCAGCATGTGTGGTGGCACCTTTCTCAGATGGAGTTGACCTCAACTGTGGCTGTCCTCAGAGGTGCTGCTAATCACAATAGGTCTTTTTACTTTAGTGTCCTAGTATGTGTTTTTAAATGTTCTATTACTGTTGTTAAATATACAAGTGTTTATGTTTCTATTAGGAGGAGTGAAGGAGGGTCTtgatcacgagtgagggaaaagatGGAGCGTTAGAGCGATAGGCGGATTGATGCTGCACCTGCAGTgacgcgggcattgtaccggtctgtcgtggtgaagagagagctgagccggaaggcaaagctcttgatttgccggtcgatctacataccaaccctcacctatggtcacgagctttgggtagtgaccaaaagaatgagattgcggataaaagcggccaaaatgagttttctccacagggtgtctgggttatCCCTTAGAGATagcgtgagaagcttggtcatctgtgaGGGGCTCagtgtagacccgctgctcctccacattaagaggagccagttgaggtggctggggcatctagtcaggatgcctcctggttgcctccctggtgaggttttccaggaacGTCCACCtgcgaggagacctaaaggaagacccaggacatgctgaagggactatgtctcttggctggcaagggaacgccttgggattcccccggaggagctggggagagggaagtctgggcctccctgtttgggctgctgcccctgtgacccaaccCCTGATAGgcggacaaaaatggatggatggatctttctATTTCGATCACTGCTGCTCATTAGGAGGTGTGCCTTTAGAATTTTCCTACAAGTCTCACAAGGTTTTTAATTGGCTTATCTGATGTGTTTTTAGGTGGGCTATGTCAGCTGGGTATGGAGCATGCCTGATGAATAAGCCTGAACTTGTTAAAGACATGGTGAGACAAATCAGAAACCAAGTGGATAAACCAAACTACACAACCTCCATCAAGATAAGGTAAGCACTCACACCAGATTTACACTGATTTATTATAACAAATAGAAAACAAGAATGTTTTTTCTGTGCTGCACTAGTGTCCTAAATAAATTCCTTCATTCAAAGGATTCACAAAGACTTGAGGAAAACAGTGGATCTGTGTCAGAAGGCTGAATCTGCTGGGGTGTCCTGGATAACGGTCCACGGTCGTACAACAGACGAACGCCACCAGCCGGTTCATTATGACGCTATAAAGACAATcaaagacagcatgtctgttcctGTCATTGCCAATGGGGACATTAAGTACCTTTGTGACGTGGAGTCTACTCATCAGCTTACTGGTGTTGACGGTATGTTTGCTTTTAACCAAAACATGCTCTTAGACATGAATGACTTTCAGCCTTTCTCCTTTAAgtgctcatttgtttgtttgtaacAGGTGTGATGGTTGCACGAGGACTGCTTGCCAACCCAGCCATGTTTGCAGGATATGAGGACACTCCTTTAGAATGTATATGGGACTGGGTGGACATTTCTACAGAACTGGGCACTCCATTCACATGTTTTCACCGCCATCTCATCTACATGCTGGAGAGGGTTAGCTCCCAGCCTGAGAGAAAAGTGTTtaactctctgtccagcacctCAGCTGTAATCGATTACCTCCAGAACACTTACGGGACTCTTCAAGATCTTGGAACTTGAATGTGTGGAGAGAATTTATTTTTCTATTTCTTAATTTTATAATAAAGTGGCAAATTTGTAATTTACTGTCTTTTTCgtagttatttttttttcattctggaGTCAATAGTATTCATAACAAAATGTTTAAAGGAAATATGATTGCATAAAATGATACTTGCAGTACTCTAAAGAGACCTAAATATAAAGTTTTTGCCATTTTGAGGTTAATTGGGATGATGCAAATGCCTCAGTGTGCCTTGATGAGTAGAGCAAGTTATCTAAGGGAAAAATAAAGTGATATTGATTTAGATTTACATTTTCAGAGACTAAATGGATGCTTTCATCACTTTTAGCTGTGTAAAAAATGTTAATTATGAGCAATAGACAAAAAGAAATTGATACAATTCTGGAAATTAGCTGTTTTTGTGTAAAGTTTACATTTACTTTCTGTTACGTCTTTTAAATGAGGATGGTTATAGCATAAATGTTGATTCTTACCAAAAATGTATGTCGCTAATAATACATTTAGAGTTAAATACTGTCAGTTTTCATGTTGGACTGTCCTAACAGAAATACATTCCCTTTTGGAAGCTACTAGAATACAATACTCAGCTTCACTGAGATAAGGAGgtcaaaacgttcatatttttagagtttttccacaaTGTGTTCTTAAAGcttttccgtgtctgccgctagatatcctcggctctagGTTTtttagggcgcaatggcggcgctgtagacgacagtggcgtcctgaccaatcacaagcttacgtTCTCTGTCTCGatggacagatgtttagaaaagagagctcaactccgttcgtccttgcgagggctctccagcaggctcacaaggacggataatggcgttgcgtgcgtccgtctcgacgcagacggagaggtataaattaggcttaagcagagaggccctctcccaagccacttaggccagctctttTGGGGGATtcataaggcgttccctggccagctgagaaacagtgtcctgggtcttgcttttggtctcctcccggttggacatgcccggaaaacctcaccagggaggcgtctgaagcatcctgaccagttgctcgagccacctcaactggctcctctcgatgtagagaagcagctgatctactctgagcccctcccggatgaccgagcttctcaccttatgtctgaagcctgatttatacttctctgtctgcgtgaGCATGGGCTCTCAAAGGCagatggagacatgcccaaatttttaacAACCCGTCAAAAGTGATGAAAACTGGAAGCTTGTGATTGTCCAGAACGCCGCTTCCTTTAACTTCATTGATAGCATTGCACTGCCATTGCCTCTTCAAAGAATCAAGGGAGAAACAGacgcagaacagattgaagaaagcCTCGTGGAAAAAGTCAGAAATCACTGGTATTTTTTCACCTGTGAATGAAGGATTACGAAGATACGCTTCAAGCGTTTTATTGATGGGAAGGAAAAGAcgagaaatgtgggtttagaggtgaagaggaggaggagaatgaaGAACAAATGTGTTTGTGTAAAAAAGtacctgaaatacataaacacaatataaaaacatGAGTGCAGTTGTTGGGTCACCCCCTGTCAAGATGAGCATACAAGTTGTTAAAGGACTACAAGTGTGGGGGGGATACGTGCTATTGACTTTGAGATTATGTATGGGATGATTGACTGACTCTGATCCTTCTTCAAGAATAAAAGGGAGATTTGGTTTGCTGCACCTTCTCTTGTTTTCAATAAAGTTGGAGGGTTTGGTTTTCTATTAGTCTGATTTTGAAATATCCAAACTGGTCATAAAACGCTCCACGTTTCATAAACAGGTTCTATTAAACTGGCAGATTTGCATGCTAGCATGGATAATATATTTGaattggattttttttaaactaaatatAAATAATAGCTTATACAGAACGGTTACTCAAAATGTCCCCACGGTCCTCCTCCTGCCAAccaaaaacaatttaaacaaacaGACTCTAAATTTACATAAAGCTAAATCAGATGATAGACCTATAGATGGAAAATGTAATACTTTGTTGAGACACTATTGGGTAAAACTTTCCTGGTGTAGCAAAAAGCTCACAAATTCTTACAGATTAGAATAAATCAGAAATACCAATTATTCAAACAAGTACTTAAAATGTCCAATTCCCTAAAACATAAAGAggtccattttaaaaccatagcaGTGGCTCagggggtagagcgggttgtccaataacctgcaggttcgatcccggctcccatagaatgctgctgttgtgtccttgagcaagacacccaGTGTATGgcaagcctcacctctgtcagtgcgccccagggcagctgtggctatattgtagctcatcaccaccagcgtgtgaatgactgaatgtgttgtgaagcgccttggggggttgtaaaatcCTAAGAAGACACTACACAAGTGCAGGCCATTTACTGTTTAACTATACATACTGTTAACCTTCTAATGAATTTGTTAAGAGATGATTCAAATTTAATTCAATTGGAAATTGTTACTTCTGTAAATTAAATCTGGAGACAACAGAtttatctccaatctggtccgggaacgccttggggtcctgctggaggagctggttgagaaggccggggagaggacggtctggagctccctagttgggatgctgcccccgcgacccagacccggataagcggaggaagacgacaacgatgaCAACAGAGCATGAATGTGACACTGTTTTATGGTTATGGAAGTCTCTCCTCGAGTTATTGTACTCCATTTTTAGTAATGTTCTCTTTTGGTCCACTCAGAATATTAAATTATGTGTATTTCCAAGAAATAACAATACTAATTTTTAGTTCATAATCTTAGACTAGGCTAAATATTATGCATAAATGTCAATATGCCAAATCTCCACCCTTGTGGATTGCTCTTTAAAATGATTTCTCCTTGTTGAAACAACTGGATAATCTTCTTGCAATTTGGCTTTATGCATTCTTAGGACAGCTTAGTTATTCTTTAAccccttttattttattttgaaaaaaaaatcttctTAAAGATTTGTATGTTTTTTCTAAActagcttttatttttttccccttgttattttctttttctttctttctttctttctttctttctttctttctttctttctttctttctttctttctttctttctttctttctttctttctttctttctttctttctttctttctttctttctttacttgTTTTTGCATAattgatcaaatcaaatcaaatcatttatagagcgctttcatatggccaaaatggacaaacaaagtgctgtacaccaataaaatgcaacacaataggacagagatatgaccattaaaatacattaataaatctattaaaatacactaagaaatccctgtaaaataccgtaataaatcctatgaaaatacaataagaaatccattttaaaatacagtacaaaaagTATTGATGACACAGTAAtgttttgctttttgtttttttaatttgatAGCTTGTTGTTCCATTTTATTCAAGTTAAAAATTAAAAGTACTACGAAATGGGTGGATCTCTTTGTAGTGAAAATATTACAACAAGCATGTTAGCTTTAACAGGTATTTTGGCTCAATAaggatattttggtaattttgttTTTGAAACAAATGTTATAGCGGGGAAAGTtatgctttcaaaataaaagcaaatttAAAATTTCGGTACTGTCTTAACTAACGagaacaaagaaagtaaaaataaaacattgaaaaatacttttttaaaataGTAGTACTAATCTGATGCAGATTTAAACAAACCGTTATGTTTTTATAATGAAAAGGATTTTAAAAGTAACCGGAAGTAGTTTCGAACGAGCTTGTTTTGAGCGAACGACGCTGGAACAGGAAGACAAACTTTGCCCTGAGAAGTTACTCCCTTTTTGGTAGCGTTTCTGTGCTTTATTGGTACGGTGAGGTTTTTTTTATCTCATAATTTGAACACAAACGTCTCGCTTTAAAACACTTTGAATCTAAGCTGTATTGATAAGTGAGTGTTAGCGTTAGCTAATGTGtttcaaaaataaaagaaaacgtgCTCTTACGTGCGTTGTGCCAAACGTTTCTTTATTTTTCCCTCTTATGATAATGTGAAAACCAGAGAAATTATTATATCAAGTTAGTGTTTACGGAAGCCCCTGTTAAATGATATGACCAAAGATGGAGGGGAGCAGAAGTTCTAGTTTTAGGTACAATATTAAGAGCTGCACATCCTTAGGTAGCCTAAAGTTATTTGTTGTGAGAGCTGAATGTTTTTCAGTGTGTTTTCCTTTAGAAACGCGATAGTTTTATAATTTCTTACTGTTTTTAACGTTGATCTTTGTCTTTAAGAGGGGAAAGGAAGATGACTTTGCAGTGGGCAGCTGtagctcttttcctctatgtgGAGATTGGTGTCATCGTCATCCTCTGCTTGCCCTTTATCTCAGCCAGAAGGTATCAATCTCTCATATGAAGAAAATTCAGTTCTACATGATGATCAAGTGGTGACATGGTGCTTATGTGTGCTTTTTGCAGATGGCAGATTATTTTCCAGCTGCGTATCTGGAGCTGGATGGCGAGGTTCTGGAACAAAGTCTTTCTCACCATGATCGTCGTACTTGTTGTTCTCTTCCTTGGTAAGAAGAAAAagagtattttttattattcttccaCTCTTCTCACGAAGCAGCACCTGTAAGTCAAGATCCAGTAAAGTAGAAATTGTAGTGGTGGTTCTCAAATTGCATCAAAGcagcaaaaataataattaattccaataataataataataataatctaattAAAACATCCCCAAACACGTCACACGTGTAACTGTGATTTCAGATGCTGTGCGTGAGGTGAGGAAGTACTCCAATAAAGAAGTCACCCCGGATGCGAAGCTGCAGCCAAATATATTTGACCACCTACACATGAAGCTTTTCAGGGCTCAAAGGAACCTCTACATCTCTGGTTTTTCTGTCTTCCTCTGGCTGTGAGTTTTCTTCTTATTGTAGCACACTGCAACCCTTTGATTTCTCACTTTTAACCATCCTCTAACATTGCTGTCTCCTGCAGGGTTATGAAGCGAATGGTCACTTTAATTAACCAGCTGGCATCTGCCTGTGGGACTACAGCTGCTCTCCAAATGCAGGCTGAGAATGCAAACAAAACAGCTGAGAATTACATGAAGGACAATGAGCAGCTGAAGCAGGTAGACTTTGTTTCTCATCTTAAGTTGAGAGATAATGGAGTTAGCTAGCGTCGTCTGCTAGCACTGGAAGTACgtgattagggatgcaccgatcaggttttttgctgccgatcaccgataccgatatcaaagaatgctgatcaccgataccgatcacgtggattggccagaaattttctacaacattataatgagtgctacaaactacataatctaggaataaaggaaatgtaacctaatctaaaatggtctgtattaaggttgtcacggtgtgaaaatttaacctcacggttattgtgaccaaaattaccacggttttcggtattatcgcggtatatttttaacgtgctacattttcacacaattaaataaatcctgtatgtcaggaaatattgtcctcagtttgtgtctaaattttgcctaaaatgtgttattttgtaattatgttgtttatttgtttacattt
Encoded here:
- the dus4l gene encoding tRNA-dihydrouridine(20a/20b) synthase [NAD(P)+]-like; translation: MNTASSGIVDMFEKGKVLKICAPMVRYSKLAFRTLVRKYSCDVCFTPMIVASDFMRSVKARDSEFTTNERDRPLIVQFAAHDAQTLVDAACVVAPFSDGVDLNCGCPQRWAMSAGYGACLMNKPELVKDMVRQIRNQVDKPNYTTSIKIRIHKDLRKTVDLCQKAESAGVSWITVHGRTTDERHQPVHYDAIKTIKDSMSVPVIANGDIKYLCDVESTHQLTGVDGVMVARGLLANPAMFAGYEDTPLECIWDWVDISTELGTPFTCFHRHLIYMLERVSSQPERKVFNSLSSTSAVIDYLQNTYGTLQDLGT
- the bcap29 gene encoding B-cell receptor-associated protein 29, with the translated sequence MTLQWAAVALFLYVEIGVIVILCLPFISARRWQIIFQLRIWSWMARFWNKVFLTMIVVLVVLFLDAVREVRKYSNKEVTPDAKLQPNIFDHLHMKLFRAQRNLYISGFSVFLWLVMKRMVTLINQLASACGTTAALQMQAENANKTAENYMKDNEQLKQTLMAGKGDKATAEGMELLRQEAGRLKEELRTSKEGLKKSQLEADGMKKQMEGLAREYDRLLKEHQELQNHQDGGHKKDD